From a region of the Podarcis muralis chromosome 16, rPodMur119.hap1.1, whole genome shotgun sequence genome:
- the SNAP29 gene encoding synaptosomal-associated protein 29 translates to MSAYSKSYNPFDEDEDEDLKPVKWNESNEPPREGADRQRYLQQEVLRRSQATVDSSNRAVSLIYESEHIGIAASEELTRQGEVLKRSERMVDKMDQDLKTSQRHINSIKSVFGGFVNYFKAKPQEIKIEQNGAAEYQASNKLKEAISVSKEQESKYQESHPNLRKLDNSEHSTTGTSSESSFPPDSYPRNQHLRAYHQKVDKNLDEMSSGLGRLKNLALGLQSEIDEQDEILDRLTTKVETLDINIKSTDKKIKEL, encoded by the exons ATGTCGGCTTACTCAAAAAGCTACAATCCTTTTGACGAAGACGAGGATGAAGACTTAAAGCCAGTCAAGTGGAATGAAAGTAATGAGCCCCCTAGGGAAGGGGCAGATAGACAGAGGTACCTGCAGCAAGAAGTCCTGAGGCGGTCCCAGGCCACTGTGGACAGCAGCAACCGCGCTGTCTCCCTCATTTATGAGTCTGAGCATATTGGCATAGCTGCATCAGAG GAGCTCACACGGCAAGGCGAGGTACTGAAACGCAGCGAACGAATGGTGGATAAGATGGATCAAGATCTGAAAACAAGCCAGAGACACATCAACAGCATTAAGAGTGTGTTTGGCggctttgtgaattacttcaaaGCCAAGCCGCAAGAGATCAAGATTGAGCAGAACGGGGCTGCCGAATACCAAGCAAGCAACAA ATTGAAAGAAGCCATCTCCGTGAGCAAAGAACAGGAGTCAAAGTACCAGGAGAGTCATCCAAACCTACGAAAGTTGGATAATTCAG AGCATAGTACCACTGGAACCAGTTCAGAGTCTTCGTTCCCACCTGATAGTTACCCAAGGAATCAACACCTCCGagcttaccatcagaaagtcgATAAAAACTTAG ATGAAATGTCCTCTGGGCTGGGCCGCCTGAAAAACCTCGCTCTTGGCCTACAGTCTGAAATCGATGAGCAGGATGAAATTCTGGACCGCCTCACCACAAAGGTGGAGACTCTGGACATCAATATTAAAAGCACAGACAAAAAGATCAAGGAGCTTTAA